Below is a window of Candidatus Eremiobacteraceae bacterium DNA.
CTTGATTTCGACCTTCGCGCCTTCGGCCTCGAGTTTGGCTTTGATCGCGTCGGCTTCTTCCTTGGTCACGCCGGTCTTCACAGCCTTGGGCGCGCCTTCGACGAGATCCTTAGCCTCTTTGAGGCCGAGACCGGCGACGACTTCGCGCACGACTTTGATGACGTTGATCTTCTTGTCGCCGGCGGCCGTCAGCACGACGTCGAACTCGGTCTTGGCTTCGGCGGCGGGAGCACCCGCGGCCGCCGCACCGGGCGCCGCAGCCATCATCACCGGCGCCGAAGCGCTGACGCCGAACTTCTCTTCCAGCGTCTTGACTAGTTCGTGCAGCTCGAGCACGGTGAGTTTGTCGATGTGATCGAGAATTTCTTGAATCGCCATGATACTTTCCTGATATCCTTTCGCAAATT
It encodes the following:
- the rplL gene encoding 50S ribosomal protein L7/L12; this translates as MAIQEILDHIDKLTVLELHELVKTLEEKFGVSASAPVMMAAAPGAAAAGAPAAEAKTEFDVVLTAAGDKKINVIKVVREVVAGLGLKEAKDLVEGAPKAVKTGVTKEEADAIKAKLEAEGAKVEIK